The sequence below is a genomic window from Borreliella afzelii.
GACGCACAATCAGAAGATTCTTATTTAGATTCGATTCAAGAACTCGATGATATTCTTTTGAAATTCAAAAAATATGCAAAATCAATGAGCTCGATTGAGAATAAGGTTTTTGGTAGTTCAATTGGTTGTTTTAAGTCTAAGAATGAGCGAGCGGATGTTTATTCATTTGCATGTTCAAGTTTTGCAGACAAAATAGAGGAATACTTTTACGATCCAAAAAATAGTTTTCCATATAAGCGTGGGGTTAAACTTGTTCCGAAAGAGACCGCTATATATGTTGAAGTTGGTGCTGATACTGATATGTATGGCATATGTGTTGATGTATGTGAGTTTAGTTGCACAGCATATGTTTTGCCAATTACTAATAACTTTGAAGGGTACCTTGTCACAAGAAATCCAAGTATAAAAGCAGGGGAAATATTAGACATAAATAATAACGGGGTTATTATCAAGGCTGGCGGAGGGCCTCCGACTGTAATTAACGCGTATGCACTCTCTGATTCATTTACAATCAATTTTGCACCCGAAGATGAGAATCAAGAGCAATCCCAAGATAGATATCCTAGAATAGATTATTCTATTAATTTAATAAAAGTTGCAATTTTTGG
It includes:
- a CDS encoding DUF228 domain-containing protein, encoding MALKGKGQVVDNPQLGLQAEAPAAPRAKRQARQAEDAQSEDSYLDSIQELDDILLKFKKYAKSMSSIENKVFGSSIGCFKSKNERADVYSFACSSFADKIEEYFYDPKNSFPYKRGVKLVPKETAIYVEVGADTDMYGICVDVCEFSCTAYVLPITNNFEGYLVTRNPSIKAGEILDINNNGVIIKAGGGPPTVINAYALSDSFTINFAPEDENQEQSQDRYPRIDYSINLIKVAIFG